In a single window of the Cetobacterium somerae ATCC BAA-474 genome:
- a CDS encoding TolC family protein, which produces MKKYILITLLLSKLIYSQEVSLDKLLNEINKTSYENQIYNIKNNQNNFKEDYYKTGRYNGVKVDGGTEYKDKENRYTFESSVSYGDFYVQGEKVKNDENKVTYGAKRSLKDLVFSKDDNELSKLKVTRDITKIDLKQGIESQKLSLINLYKDYKDNQFELKLKQNALQTLEKEKKVLEKSYQMGSIPKIDLDSLLVSYNSIKLEIDKIEHILEKIIERFYYDYGLKLQEAKLADIAPNKNNLEKYISLVGEKDLKKLNLEKEITKENIKYLKYDNKVPEISVGVERNTLNDENRVFLKFSKDIFYKDIDLSNEESSLMEKEVTYNQRANEVIAERYKIQDNYYTLQKDYLVLENRVDLEKSKYEIKKLENTLGKVSYTEVMEAFDNYLELEVSKEKAKNSLNSYIYQIIVRSEI; this is translated from the coding sequence ACAAATTATTAAATGAAATCAATAAAACCTCTTATGAAAATCAAATATATAACATAAAAAATAATCAAAATAACTTTAAAGAAGATTATTATAAAACAGGTAGATATAATGGTGTTAAAGTTGACGGCGGAACTGAGTACAAAGATAAAGAAAATAGATATACTTTTGAAAGCAGCGTTAGTTATGGGGATTTTTATGTTCAAGGTGAAAAAGTTAAAAATGATGAAAATAAAGTTACCTACGGAGCTAAAAGAAGCTTAAAAGATTTAGTTTTTTCTAAAGATGATAATGAGTTAAGTAAATTAAAAGTAACAAGGGATATTACTAAAATTGATTTAAAGCAAGGAATTGAAAGTCAAAAATTATCTCTAATAAATTTATACAAAGATTATAAAGATAATCAATTTGAACTTAAACTTAAACAAAATGCTTTACAAACTTTGGAAAAAGAAAAAAAAGTTCTAGAAAAATCTTACCAGATGGGATCAATACCTAAAATTGATTTAGATAGTCTTTTAGTAAGTTATAATAGTATTAAACTAGAGATTGATAAAATTGAACATATCTTAGAAAAAATTATTGAAAGATTTTATTATGATTACGGTTTAAAACTTCAAGAAGCTAAACTAGCGGATATTGCTCCAAATAAAAATAATTTAGAGAAATATATATCTTTAGTTGGAGAAAAAGATTTGAAAAAACTAAATCTTGAAAAAGAAATTACAAAAGAAAATATTAAATATTTAAAGTATGATAATAAAGTTCCGGAGATATCAGTAGGAGTTGAAAGGAATACTTTAAATGATGAAAATAGAGTATTCTTAAAATTCTCAAAAGATATTTTCTATAAGGATATTGACCTTTCTAATGAAGAAAGTTCTCTTATGGAAAAAGAGGTAACTTATAATCAAAGAGCAAATGAAGTGATTGCTGAAAGATATAAAATTCAAGATAATTATTATACTTTACAAAAAGATTACCTAGTTTTAGAAAACAGAGTAGATTTAGAAAAATCTAAATATGAAATAAAAAAATTAGAGAATACTCTTGGAAAAGTTAGTTATACAGAAGTTATGGAAGCTTTTGATAACTATCTAGAGCTTGAGGTATCAAAAGAAAAGGCTAAAAACTCTCTAAATTCATATATCTATCAGATTATAGTAAGGAGCGAAATTTAA
- a CDS encoding efflux RND transporter periplasmic adaptor subunit produces the protein MKKKFSILTILATLFILGACGQKSKNTQSKTTYIAEKSKLDKGSGFIDVDGSVEANDTKKIFVDKKLKVKKVFVQEGDFVEKGQILMTFDETERNNIKRNLEKEQLNLSKLKRNYAVEKELHKIGGSSANSVKDLSEEIRTSEINIDYYKEDLEKTAEKIESPVSGTITTLYAQENYSVNTDDPLLELTDLSDIKIVLEVPEYEVKDIKLNQKLTIKPEVFEKKISYPGIITKISRVSQVSKNTSENVLQVEVKPTEEIPHIVPGFKVSARIYLGDEEPGIIIPSTSLLFDGTNYFIYISDENGNIQKRIIEFKDLKGDKVIITKGLSQGEIFITNPNDNLKSGDTIEITISENSNNSSQKKGKKVQ, from the coding sequence ATGAAAAAGAAATTTTCAATACTAACAATTCTAGCAACACTATTTATTTTAGGAGCTTGTGGACAAAAAAGTAAAAATACTCAATCAAAAACAACATATATTGCTGAAAAATCAAAATTAGATAAAGGAAGTGGATTTATAGATGTCGATGGTAGTGTTGAAGCCAACGATACAAAAAAAATCTTCGTAGATAAAAAATTAAAAGTAAAAAAAGTTTTCGTTCAAGAGGGTGATTTTGTAGAAAAAGGTCAAATTTTAATGACTTTTGACGAAACAGAAAGAAATAATATAAAAAGAAATCTTGAAAAAGAACAATTAAATCTTTCTAAACTAAAAAGAAATTATGCTGTTGAAAAAGAATTACATAAAATTGGAGGAAGTTCAGCGAACTCAGTTAAAGATCTAAGTGAAGAGATTCGAACTTCAGAGATTAATATAGATTATTATAAAGAAGATTTAGAAAAAACAGCAGAAAAAATTGAAAGCCCTGTTAGTGGTACAATTACCACTTTATATGCTCAAGAAAATTATTCAGTTAATACTGATGATCCTCTTTTAGAACTCACAGATTTATCCGATATAAAAATTGTTTTAGAAGTTCCTGAATATGAAGTTAAAGATATCAAACTTAATCAAAAACTAACTATAAAACCTGAAGTTTTTGAAAAAAAGATATCTTATCCTGGAATAATAACAAAAATTTCTAGAGTATCACAGGTTTCTAAAAATACCTCTGAAAATGTTCTTCAAGTTGAAGTTAAACCAACCGAAGAAATTCCTCATATAGTACCTGGATTTAAAGTTTCTGCAAGAATATATTTAGGTGATGAAGAACCAGGAATCATTATTCCATCTACATCCTTACTTTTTGATGGCACTAACTATTTTATTTATATTAGTGATGAAAATGGAAATATTCAAAAAAGAATTATTGAATTTAAAGATCTCAAAGGAGATAAAGTTATTATAACAAAAGGTCTTTCTCAAGGTGAAATTTTCATAACAAATCCCAATGATAATTTAAAATCTGGAGATACCATTGAGATTACTATATCTGAAAATTCTAATAACTCTTCTCAAAAAAAGGGGAAGAAAGTACAATGA
- a CDS encoding ABC transporter ATP-binding protein has translation MIEIKNLNKYYINGEMKLHALKNINFSIEKGEFVAIMGSSGSGKSTMMNILGCLDHTFDGTYILDKIDISKLKDEELSKIRNQKIGFVFQSFNLLSKLSALENVELPLVYAAVHHKERADKAKEVLEKVGLSDRLNHKPNELSGGQRQRVAIARALVNEPAIILADEPTGNLDSTSEKEIMELFKELNNQGKTIIIVTHEPEVGKSCKRVIRFKDGEIIEDVRNL, from the coding sequence ATGATAGAAATTAAAAATTTAAACAAATATTATATAAATGGTGAAATGAAACTTCATGCTTTAAAAAATATTAATTTTTCAATAGAAAAAGGTGAGTTCGTTGCAATTATGGGAAGTAGTGGAAGTGGTAAATCAACTATGATGAATATTTTAGGTTGTTTAGACCATACTTTTGATGGAACCTATATTCTCGATAAAATTGATATTTCAAAACTTAAGGATGAAGAACTCTCAAAAATTAGAAATCAAAAAATAGGTTTTGTTTTTCAATCCTTTAATCTATTATCAAAACTATCAGCTTTAGAAAATGTTGAGCTTCCTTTAGTTTATGCAGCAGTTCATCATAAAGAAAGAGCTGATAAAGCTAAGGAAGTTCTAGAAAAAGTTGGTCTTAGTGATAGATTAAATCATAAACCAAATGAACTTTCTGGCGGACAAAGACAAAGAGTTGCTATAGCTAGAGCCCTTGTTAATGAACCTGCTATAATTTTAGCTGATGAGCCCACTGGAAATCTTGATAGCACTTCTGAAAAAGAGATTATGGAACTTTTCAAAGAATTAAATAACCAAGGAAAAACCATTATAATAGTAACTCATGAACCTGAAGTAGGAAAATCTTGCAAAAGAGTTATTCGATTTAAAGATGGAGAGATAATAGAGGATGTGAGAAACTTATGA
- a CDS encoding ABC transporter permease has product MNFLESLKGAIQNLKGNKIRSFLTMLGIIIGISSVITMSAIGKGGQQNITGDLKEGGYGKFTISIDKDDEEFRWKYLLEPEIVDSLKETNIFKNVSANISTRVFLELGKRREIIQLIATTPDYEKIDKAEYIFGRKFLPFEYEKGEKILVIDNLTAKDLFGSADKAIGKEMSFAVGRKNSPITYKIVGVFKNPLEELITVMGGRRIPRFMRTPLNTYDKVYNLSKGGYNSIIVESKNPENLAADMKNANIILEDITGVKGLYQVETMSNAAASFDNILSTLNLFITFVAGISLFVGGIGVMNIMLVSVIERTKEIGIRKAIGATNKDILIQFLMESVILTGIGGIVGVLIGITLALVIGYFVNIPPVFSVFSITLALGVSTFIGVIFGVTPAKKASQLNPIDALRAE; this is encoded by the coding sequence ATGAATTTCTTAGAAAGTTTAAAAGGTGCCATCCAAAATTTGAAAGGAAATAAGATTAGATCATTTTTAACAATGTTAGGTATTATCATTGGTATTTCATCTGTTATAACAATGTCTGCTATAGGAAAAGGTGGACAGCAAAATATAACTGGTGATTTAAAGGAAGGTGGATATGGAAAATTTACCATATCTATTGATAAAGACGATGAAGAATTTAGATGGAAATATCTTTTAGAACCTGAAATTGTAGATTCTCTAAAAGAAACAAATATTTTTAAAAATGTTAGTGCTAATATAAGTACTCGTGTATTTTTAGAGCTTGGAAAAAGAAGGGAAATAATTCAACTTATTGCTACTACACCTGACTACGAAAAAATTGATAAAGCTGAATATATTTTTGGAAGAAAATTTTTACCTTTTGAATATGAAAAGGGAGAAAAGATTCTAGTTATTGATAATTTAACAGCCAAGGATCTTTTTGGAAGTGCTGATAAAGCTATTGGAAAAGAGATGTCTTTTGCAGTTGGAAGGAAAAATAGCCCCATTACATATAAAATTGTGGGAGTTTTTAAAAACCCTCTTGAAGAACTTATTACAGTTATGGGTGGAAGAAGAATTCCTAGATTTATGAGGACTCCTTTAAATACCTATGATAAAGTTTATAATCTTTCAAAAGGTGGATATAATTCTATTATTGTTGAATCTAAAAATCCTGAAAATTTAGCTGCTGATATGAAAAATGCTAATATAATTTTAGAGGACATAACTGGAGTTAAAGGCCTTTATCAAGTTGAAACTATGAGTAATGCTGCTGCATCTTTTGATAATATTTTAAGTACTCTTAACCTTTTTATTACTTTTGTTGCTGGCATTTCGCTATTTGTTGGTGGAATTGGAGTTATGAACATAATGCTTGTAAGTGTTATTGAAAGAACTAAAGAAATTGGAATTAGAAAAGCTATCGGTGCAACAAATAAAGATATACTTATTCAATTTTTAATGGAATCTGTTATTTTAACTGGAATTGGTGGAATTGTTGGAGTTTTAATTGGTATTACTTTAGCCTTAGTTATTGGTTACTTTGTTAATATACCTCCCGTATTTTCTGTATTTTCAATAACTTTAGCCTTAGGAGTTTCAACTTTCATTGGAGTTATATTTGGAGTAACTCCTGCAAAAAAAGCTTCACAGCTTAATCCAATTGATGCTTTAAGAGCTGAGTAA
- the msrAB gene encoding bifunctional peptide-methionine (S)-S-oxide reductase MsrA/peptide-methionine (R)-S-oxide reductase MsrB yields the protein MKNIKKIYLAGGCFWGVEAYMKRINGVIDANSGYANGITENPTYEDVIYNGTGHAETVEVIYNSEKISLETLLKYYFRIIDPTSLNKQGNDKGTQYRTGIYYTDLEDKEIIEKEITLLQKNYPKKIMVEVTPLIRFDLAEDYHQDYLKKNPNGYCHIDLSKADNIIIDENKYTKLSDNELKSKLTEKQYKVTQLADTERAFNNEYWDFFESGIYVDVTTGEPLFSSKDKFNSQCGWPSFSKPIAPEVVNYHRDSSFNMERVEVVSRVGKAHLGHVFDDGPREFGGLRYCINSAAIEFIPLKNMEEKGYGYLKSIIEKK from the coding sequence GTGAAAAATATTAAGAAAATATATTTAGCTGGTGGATGTTTTTGGGGAGTAGAAGCTTATATGAAAAGAATTAATGGGGTGATTGATGCTAATTCAGGATATGCAAATGGAATAACAGAAAATCCAACATATGAAGACGTTATATATAACGGGACAGGACATGCTGAAACTGTTGAAGTAATATATAATTCTGAGAAAATAAGTTTAGAAACACTTTTAAAATACTATTTTAGAATTATAGATCCAACTAGTTTAAATAAGCAAGGAAATGATAAAGGAACTCAATACAGAACAGGAATTTATTATACAGATTTAGAAGATAAGGAGATTATCGAGAAAGAGATTACATTACTTCAAAAAAATTATCCTAAAAAAATTATGGTAGAAGTAACGCCTTTAATTAGATTTGATTTAGCAGAAGATTACCATCAAGATTATTTAAAGAAAAATCCGAATGGTTATTGTCATATAGATTTATCAAAAGCCGATAATATAATAATTGATGAAAATAAATATACTAAATTATCAGATAATGAATTAAAATCTAAATTAACAGAAAAACAATATAAAGTAACACAATTAGCAGATACAGAAAGAGCTTTTAATAATGAATATTGGGATTTTTTTGAGTCAGGAATTTATGTTGATGTTACAACGGGAGAACCACTTTTTTCATCTAAAGATAAATTTAATTCTCAATGTGGATGGCCAAGTTTTTCAAAACCAATTGCACCAGAGGTAGTGAATTATCATAGAGATAGTAGCTTCAATATGGAAAGAGTTGAGGTAGTGAGTAGAGTTGGAAAAGCTCATTTAGGACATGTATTTGACGACGGACCAAGAGAATTCGGAGGTTTAAGATATTGCATAAATAGTGCTGCTATCGAATTTATTCCATTGAAAAATATGGAAGAAAAAGGATATGGTTATTTAAAAAGTATTATAGAAAAAAAATAA